In a single window of the Ancylobacter polymorphus genome:
- a CDS encoding pyridoxal phosphate-dependent aminotransferase — protein sequence MSLISAALKRINPSQTIAISNKARELKAAGRDVIALAAGEPDFETPDNIKEAAIKAIRDGQTRYTAVDGIPELKAAIVAKFKRENGLTYKPSQVTVGTGGKQVLFNALVATVDAGDEVIIPAPYWVSYPDIVQFCGGTPVPVETKLEDNFKLKPEALEAAITPKTKWLIFNSPSNPTGSAYSREEMKALTDVLVKHPHVWILTDDMYEHLVYDDFEFVTPAQVEPALYDRTLTMNGVSKAYCMTGWRIGYAAGPEALIKAIGTLQSQSTSNPNSIAQWAAVEALNGPQDFIAANNKVFKERRDLVVSMLNQASGLTCPKPEGAFYVYPSCAGLIGKSTPAGKVIDTDEAFASELLEAEGVAVVHGSAFGLGPAFRISYATSTKDLEEACLRIQRFCGSLR from the coding sequence ATGAGCCTGATATCCGCCGCCCTGAAGCGCATCAATCCCTCCCAGACCATCGCCATTTCCAACAAGGCGCGGGAGCTGAAAGCGGCCGGACGTGACGTGATCGCGCTCGCGGCCGGCGAGCCCGATTTCGAGACGCCCGACAACATCAAGGAAGCCGCGATCAAGGCGATCCGCGATGGCCAGACCCGCTACACCGCGGTGGACGGCATTCCCGAGCTGAAGGCGGCCATCGTCGCCAAGTTCAAGCGCGAGAATGGCCTCACCTACAAGCCGAGCCAGGTCACGGTCGGCACCGGCGGCAAGCAGGTGCTGTTCAACGCGCTCGTCGCCACCGTCGACGCGGGCGATGAAGTGATCATCCCGGCGCCGTATTGGGTCAGCTATCCCGATATCGTCCAGTTCTGCGGCGGCACGCCGGTGCCGGTCGAGACCAAGCTCGAAGACAATTTCAAGCTGAAGCCCGAGGCGCTGGAAGCGGCGATCACCCCGAAGACCAAGTGGCTGATCTTCAACTCACCGTCCAACCCGACCGGCTCGGCCTATTCGCGCGAGGAAATGAAGGCGCTCACCGATGTGCTGGTGAAGCATCCGCATGTGTGGATCCTCACCGACGACATGTATGAGCACCTCGTCTATGACGACTTCGAATTCGTCACCCCGGCGCAGGTCGAGCCCGCGCTCTATGACCGCACGCTGACCATGAACGGCGTCTCCAAGGCCTATTGCATGACCGGCTGGCGTATCGGCTACGCCGCCGGGCCGGAGGCGCTGATCAAGGCCATCGGCACGCTGCAGTCGCAGTCGACTTCCAACCCCAACTCCATCGCCCAGTGGGCGGCGGTCGAGGCGTTGAACGGGCCGCAGGACTTCATCGCCGCCAACAACAAGGTGTTCAAGGAGCGCCGCGACCTCGTGGTCTCCATGCTCAACCAGGCGTCGGGCCTCACCTGCCCGAAGCCGGAAGGCGCGTTCTACGTCTATCCCTCCTGCGCCGGGCTGATCGGCAAGTCGACGCCGGCCGGCAAGGTCATTGACACGGACGAAGCCTTCGCCTCGGAACTGCTGGAAGCCGAGGGCGTCGCGGTGGTGCATGGCTCGGCCTTCGGCCTCGGCCCGGCCTTCCGCATCTCCTACGCCACCTCGACCAAGGATCTGGAAGAGGCCTGCCTGCGAATCCAGCGCTTCTGTGGTTCGCTCCGCTGA
- the msrP gene encoding protein-methionine-sulfoxide reductase catalytic subunit MsrP, with protein sequence MHIRRRRSWELPESAVTPEATYLSRRNLLGAGVGLLGVAGLSAALAPFADAAPAPGDPANDPTRDLYPAKKNTAFTAGDRPITPEEISGNYNNFYEFGSERSAYQIADVAARMPRRPWTVKIDGLVEQPREVGIDDLIRAMALEERIYRHRCVEAWSMTVPWTGFPVKDLVAYAKPLSGAKYVRFETFMNPEVALGQRRFIYPWPYIDGLTMAEANNNLAFLVTGIYGKPAPNQYGAPLRLALPWKYGFKSVKSIVRISFVAERPVGLWEQVQGREYGFWANVNPEVPHPRWSQASERDIGTGERRPTLLYNGYAEQVAGLYKGMSGEKLFM encoded by the coding sequence ATGCACATACGCCGTCGTCGGTCCTGGGAACTGCCGGAGAGCGCGGTCACGCCGGAAGCCACCTATCTCTCGCGCCGAAACCTTCTTGGCGCCGGGGTGGGGCTGCTCGGTGTCGCCGGCCTGTCCGCCGCGCTCGCGCCTTTCGCGGACGCCGCCCCGGCCCCGGGCGATCCTGCCAACGACCCCACGCGCGACCTGTACCCCGCGAAGAAGAACACCGCCTTCACCGCCGGTGACCGGCCGATCACCCCGGAGGAGATTTCCGGCAATTACAATAATTTCTACGAGTTCGGCTCGGAGCGCTCCGCCTACCAGATCGCCGACGTGGCCGCGCGCATGCCCCGCCGGCCGTGGACGGTGAAGATCGACGGGCTGGTGGAACAGCCGCGCGAGGTCGGGATCGACGATCTGATCCGCGCCATGGCGCTGGAAGAGCGCATCTATCGCCACCGCTGCGTCGAGGCCTGGTCGATGACCGTGCCGTGGACCGGCTTCCCTGTGAAGGACCTCGTCGCCTACGCCAAGCCGCTCTCCGGCGCCAAATATGTGCGCTTCGAGACCTTCATGAACCCGGAAGTGGCGCTCGGCCAGCGCCGCTTCATCTACCCCTGGCCCTATATTGACGGGCTGACCATGGCCGAGGCGAATAACAATCTCGCCTTCCTCGTCACCGGCATCTACGGCAAGCCGGCGCCGAACCAGTATGGCGCGCCGCTGCGGCTCGCCTTGCCGTGGAAGTACGGCTTCAAATCGGTGAAGTCGATCGTGCGCATCTCCTTCGTCGCGGAGCGGCCGGTGGGGCTGTGGGAGCAGGTGCAGGGCCGCGAATATGGCTTCTGGGCCAATGTGAACCCGGAGGTGCCGCACCCGCGCTGGAGCCAGGCCTCCGAGCGCGACATCGGCACCGGCGAGCGCCGGCCGACACTGCTCTATAACGGCTATGCCGAGCAGGTCGCGGGTCTCTACAAGGGAATGTCGGGCGAGAAGCTGTTCATGTGA
- a CDS encoding Lrp/AsnC family transcriptional regulator, with product MVRRIDAIDWNILRELQGDGRITNVELSQRVGISAPPCLRRVRALEEEGIIKGYRALLDEKKLGFDLMAFAMVHLISQAEADLSAFAAQVERWPLVRACWMLSGETDFILLCVAPDLRTFQNFVLELTGAPNVRNVKTALTLQQSKDAAVVPMEGNVP from the coding sequence TTGGTTCGCCGCATCGACGCGATCGACTGGAACATCCTTCGCGAGCTTCAGGGCGATGGCCGCATCACCAATGTGGAGCTTTCCCAGCGGGTCGGCATTTCCGCCCCGCCCTGCCTGCGCCGCGTGCGCGCGCTGGAAGAGGAAGGCATCATCAAGGGCTATAGGGCGCTGCTCGACGAGAAGAAGCTCGGCTTCGACCTGATGGCCTTCGCCATGGTGCATCTGATCAGCCAGGCCGAGGCCGACCTTTCCGCCTTCGCCGCGCAGGTCGAGCGCTGGCCGCTGGTGCGGGCGTGCTGGATGCTCTCGGGCGAGACCGATTTCATCCTGCTCTGCGTCGCGCCGGACCTGCGGACGTTCCAGAATTTCGTGCTGGAACTCACCGGCGCGCCGAATGTGCGCAATGTGAAGACCGCGCTGACGCTGCAGCAGTCGAAGGACGCCGCGGTGGTGCCTATGGAAGGGAATGTCCCTTGA
- a CDS encoding LysR family transcriptional regulator, with the protein MDWDKLKVFHVAAEAGSFTHAGEALGLSQSAVSRQVSALEQELNIPLFHRHARGLILTEQGDLLYRTAHEVFMKLEAARAKLTDSREKPNGELRVTTTMGLGTHWLTARIGEFLELYPDIRITLILTDDELDLAMREADVAIRLRQPVQPDLIQRKLFTVHFHAFASAEYLKRNGHPRSLDELDKDKHRIILLGGPIPSYFQGLNWLERAGLEDDQEGRVPSLSVNNVLGLKRAVERGVGIGIVPDYLLEDSATLVQLFPERTTPTLEAYFVYPQEMRSVARIQVFRDFLVAKAQRWSF; encoded by the coding sequence ATGGACTGGGACAAGCTGAAAGTGTTCCACGTCGCGGCTGAGGCGGGTTCGTTCACCCATGCGGGTGAAGCGCTCGGCCTGTCGCAATCGGCGGTGAGCCGGCAGGTCTCGGCGCTGGAGCAGGAACTCAACATCCCGCTGTTCCACCGCCATGCGCGCGGGCTGATCCTGACCGAACAGGGCGACCTGCTCTACCGCACCGCGCATGAAGTGTTCATGAAGCTGGAAGCGGCACGGGCCAAGCTGACGGATTCGCGCGAGAAGCCGAATGGCGAATTGCGCGTCACCACCACCATGGGCCTCGGCACCCATTGGCTGACCGCCCGCATCGGCGAGTTTCTCGAACTCTATCCCGACATCCGCATCACCCTCATCCTCACCGATGACGAGCTCGACCTCGCCATGCGCGAGGCGGACGTGGCCATTCGCCTGCGCCAGCCGGTGCAGCCGGACCTGATTCAGCGCAAGCTGTTCACCGTGCATTTCCACGCCTTCGCCTCGGCGGAATATCTCAAGCGCAACGGCCATCCGCGCTCGCTCGACGAGCTCGACAAGGACAAGCACCGCATCATCCTGCTCGGCGGGCCGATCCCCTCCTATTTCCAGGGGCTGAACTGGCTGGAACGGGCCGGGCTGGAAGACGACCAGGAAGGCCGCGTGCCCTCGCTCTCGGTCAACAATGTGCTCGGCCTCAAGCGGGCGGTGGAACGCGGCGTCGGCATCGGCATCGTGCCGGATTATCTCCTGGAGGATTCCGCCACGCTGGTGCAGCTCTTCCCCGAACGGACCACGCCGACGCTGGAAGCCTATTTCGTCTATCCGCAGGAAATGCGCTCGGTGGCGCGCATCCAGGTGTTCCGCGATTTCCTGGTCGCCAAGGCGCAGCGCTGGAGCTTCTGA
- a CDS encoding diacylglycerol/lipid kinase family protein — translation MAQLLVLLNANAGTLLDRDAEEVRRHIADALDGGGRTVEVRLLRGKELVKAIRASGSGEHDTVIVGGGDGSVSLAVQSLEGSGKTLGILPLGTLNLLATDLGMPRDLDAALAALSNARVGEIDLATLNGRRFHTISGMGFFSQMARARETARRWKLWRFFAVAIAAVFALRRSGRFDLDVTVDGTDHHFQAFAALASINRFTGPGWRRGRLDEGVLELHVAEDRGGLALLKAGADMVTDNWRDNPGIISLTGREIVLRRANRARVWVSTDGELGREDMPLTYRIVPRGLKVLIPPPADGESAVVGATEAATTRAEALQSGSIS, via the coding sequence ATGGCCCAGCTTCTCGTCCTTCTCAACGCCAATGCCGGCACGCTGCTGGACCGCGACGCGGAGGAGGTTCGGCGCCACATCGCCGATGCGCTCGATGGCGGGGGTCGCACCGTCGAGGTCCGCCTGCTGCGCGGCAAGGAACTGGTGAAGGCCATCCGCGCCTCCGGCAGCGGCGAGCATGACACCGTCATCGTCGGCGGTGGCGATGGCAGCGTCAGCCTGGCGGTGCAGAGCCTCGAAGGTTCCGGCAAGACGCTGGGCATCCTGCCGCTCGGCACGCTCAACCTCCTCGCCACCGATCTCGGCATGCCGCGCGACCTCGATGCGGCCTTAGCGGCGCTCAGCAACGCGCGGGTGGGCGAGATCGACCTGGCGACGCTGAACGGGCGCCGCTTCCACACCATTTCCGGCATGGGCTTCTTCAGCCAGATGGCCCGCGCCCGCGAAACCGCCCGGCGTTGGAAGCTCTGGCGCTTTTTCGCCGTCGCCATCGCCGCCGTCTTCGCCTTGCGCCGCAGCGGCCGTTTCGATCTCGATGTGACGGTGGACGGCACCGACCATCACTTCCAGGCCTTCGCCGCGCTCGCCTCGATCAACCGCTTCACCGGGCCGGGCTGGCGGCGCGGCCGGCTGGACGAAGGCGTGCTCGAACTGCATGTGGCGGAAGATCGCGGCGGGCTCGCCCTGCTGAAGGCCGGCGCCGACATGGTCACCGACAATTGGCGCGACAATCCCGGCATCATCAGCCTGACCGGCCGGGAAATCGTGCTGCGCCGCGCCAACCGCGCCCGCGTGTGGGTGTCCACCGACGGCGAACTCGGGCGGGAGGACATGCCGCTCACCTACCGGATCGTGCCGCGCGGGCTGAAAGTCCTCATCCCGCCGCCTGCCGATGGCGAGAGCGCCGTCGTCGGGGCCACTGAAGCGGCCACGACACGAGCCGAGGCGCTTCAGAGTGGCTCGATCTCATAG
- the trxB gene encoding thioredoxin-disulfide reductase, whose protein sequence is MSASSARPANHVKVLIIGSGPAGYTAAVYAARAMLEPVLIQGIQPGGQLTITTDVENYPGFAGPIQGPWLMEQMQAQAEKMGTRIVNDLVTRLDLSSRPFRAETDSGTVWIAETVILATGAQARWLDLDSEQAYRGHGVSACATCDGFFYRGKEVMVIGGGNTAVEEALFLTNFASKVTVVHRRDSFRAEKILQERLFAHPKVEVVWNAALHEVKGEQEPPHVTGVVLKDVVTGALSERRADGVFIAIGHAPATDLVQGQLTLKPSGYVWTAPHSTQTSVEGVFAAGDVADDIFRQAVTAAGMGCMAALEAERFLAAREPLAQAAE, encoded by the coding sequence ATGTCGGCCTCTTCCGCCCGTCCGGCCAACCACGTCAAGGTCCTGATCATCGGATCGGGCCCGGCGGGCTATACCGCCGCCGTCTATGCCGCGCGCGCGATGCTGGAGCCGGTGCTGATCCAGGGCATCCAGCCCGGCGGGCAGCTCACTATCACCACCGATGTGGAGAACTATCCCGGCTTCGCCGGTCCGATCCAGGGCCCGTGGCTGATGGAGCAGATGCAGGCGCAGGCCGAGAAGATGGGCACGCGCATCGTCAACGATCTGGTGACGCGGCTCGACCTCTCCTCCCGCCCGTTCCGGGCCGAAACCGATTCCGGCACGGTGTGGATCGCCGAGACCGTTATCCTCGCCACCGGCGCGCAGGCGCGCTGGCTCGACCTCGATTCCGAGCAGGCCTATCGCGGCCACGGCGTTTCCGCCTGCGCCACCTGCGACGGCTTCTTCTATCGCGGCAAGGAAGTGATGGTGATCGGCGGCGGCAACACCGCGGTCGAAGAAGCGCTGTTCCTCACCAATTTCGCCTCCAAGGTCACGGTGGTGCACCGGCGCGACAGCTTCCGCGCGGAGAAGATCCTGCAGGAGCGCCTCTTCGCCCATCCCAAGGTGGAAGTGGTGTGGAACGCCGCCCTGCATGAGGTGAAGGGCGAGCAGGAACCGCCGCACGTCACCGGCGTGGTGCTGAAGGATGTCGTCACCGGCGCGCTGTCCGAGCGGCGGGCCGACGGCGTGTTCATCGCCATCGGCCATGCGCCGGCGACCGATCTGGTACAGGGCCAGCTGACGCTGAAGCCCAGCGGCTATGTCTGGACGGCCCCGCATTCCACCCAGACCTCGGTGGAAGGCGTGTTCGCCGCAGGCGATGTCGCCGACGACATCTTCCGCCAGGCGGTCACCGCCGCCGGCATGGGCTGCATGGCGGCGCTGGAGGCCGAGCGCTTCCTCGCCGCCCGCGAGCCGCTCGCCCAAGCCGCCGAATGA
- a CDS encoding glutathione S-transferase family protein — MLKLHAMQSSGNSYKVRLLLARLGLPFDLIDVDLLRGENRTPDFLMKNPEGRVPLLELPGGRYLPESNAILFYLADGTPLLPNDPLGRAEALRWMFFEQHSVDSSIGHARFWLKLVRGGRELRTHDIDRWLEEGYAALGVMERHLARRPFFIDGTLSVADIALYAHTHLAHEGDFDLRPFPAVREWLKRVESQPGHVAIDWRPAPILQPVNEQVNGA; from the coding sequence ATGCTGAAGCTCCATGCCATGCAAAGTTCCGGCAACTCCTACAAGGTGCGGCTGCTGCTGGCCCGGCTCGGCCTGCCCTTCGACCTCATCGATGTCGATCTGCTGCGCGGGGAGAACCGGACGCCGGATTTCCTGATGAAGAATCCGGAAGGCCGGGTGCCGCTGCTGGAACTGCCGGGCGGGCGCTATCTGCCGGAATCGAACGCCATCCTGTTCTATCTCGCCGATGGCACGCCGCTTCTGCCGAACGACCCTCTGGGGCGGGCGGAGGCGCTGCGCTGGATGTTCTTCGAGCAGCACAGCGTCGATTCCTCCATCGGCCATGCGCGTTTCTGGCTGAAGCTGGTGCGCGGCGGGCGCGAGCTGCGCACCCATGACATCGACCGCTGGCTGGAAGAGGGTTATGCCGCCCTCGGCGTGATGGAACGCCACCTCGCCCGCCGGCCCTTCTTCATCGACGGCACGCTCAGCGTCGCCGACATTGCCCTCTACGCCCATACCCATCTGGCGCATGAGGGCGACTTCGACCTGCGCCCCTTTCCGGCGGTACGGGAATGGCTGAAGCGGGTCGAATCGCAGCCCGGCCATGTGGCGATCGACTGGCGCCCGGCACCGATTCTTCAGCCGGTTAATGAACAGGTTAACGGGGCTTAA
- a CDS encoding methyltransferase domain-containing protein, whose translation MAHSLVDEYAKLHARHRYGATARHALADMLPHIMALKPASLIDFGCGQSNLAFLIAAKAGIGEIHRYDPAIPAISTLPNKRVELAVNVDVMEHIPDEEIDAVLASIAATATQALFVIDTGPAKMLLSDGRNAHVSQHGAAWWLARLKPHFPTIREMPIHRRARIAFKTWDGEVRGLTGLAVRARERVIYRTQKLTRTAHRKLFGTKPRGGAQ comes from the coding sequence ATGGCACACAGCCTCGTCGACGAATATGCGAAGCTCCATGCCCGCCACCGCTACGGCGCCACGGCGCGGCACGCGCTGGCAGACATGCTGCCGCACATCATGGCGCTGAAGCCCGCCTCGCTGATCGATTTCGGCTGCGGGCAGAGCAACCTCGCCTTCCTCATCGCCGCCAAGGCGGGGATTGGCGAGATCCACCGCTATGACCCCGCCATTCCCGCCATTTCCACCCTGCCGAACAAGCGGGTGGAACTGGCGGTCAATGTCGATGTGATGGAGCACATACCGGACGAGGAAATCGACGCGGTGCTGGCCTCCATCGCCGCGACTGCGACGCAGGCCTTGTTCGTCATCGATACCGGTCCGGCCAAGATGCTGCTTTCCGACGGGCGCAACGCCCATGTCTCGCAGCACGGTGCGGCGTGGTGGCTGGCGCGGCTGAAGCCGCATTTCCCCACCATTCGCGAAATGCCGATCCACCGCCGCGCCCGTATCGCCTTCAAGACCTGGGACGGCGAGGTGAGAGGGCTCACCGGCCTTGCCGTGCGGGCGCGCGAGCGGGTGATCTACCGCACGCAGAAGCTGACCCGCACCGCGCATCGCAAGCTGTTCGGCACCAAGCCGCGCGGGGGCGCCCAGTGA
- a CDS encoding PQQ-dependent sugar dehydrogenase, which produces MPHPSLSWRLSSRRTTFAGLLAALILATAAQAQQPESAPIEAPSSIGPLSVETVAAGLRSPWGLAFLPDGRMLVTERPGTLRLVSPSGTVSNPVAGVPPVFARGQGGLLDVALAPDFDRSRLVYLAYAEPREGASGTSVARGRLMEENGDARLENVEVIFRQSPAAGGSNHYGARLVFARDGTLFVTLGDRYSQREQAQNLSNHIGKIIRIAANGDVPTDNPFRQKNGARPEIWSIGHRNVQGAALDPATGRLWTIEHGARGGDELNHPEAGKNYGWPVISYGRDYSGAALGEGTEKAGMEQPVKYWDPSFAPSGLTFYTGTLMPKWKGDLFAGGLAGTRLVRLRLDTARGSVTEEEVLLTDLNARIRDVRQGPDGALWLLTDDPSNGRLLRVAPAD; this is translated from the coding sequence GTGCCTCATCCTTCCCTCTCCTGGCGCCTCTCGTCGCGTCGCACTACCTTCGCCGGCCTGCTGGCGGCACTCATTCTCGCCACCGCCGCGCAGGCACAGCAGCCGGAAAGTGCGCCGATCGAGGCCCCCTCTTCCATCGGGCCGCTAAGCGTCGAGACCGTCGCCGCCGGCCTGCGCAGCCCCTGGGGTCTCGCCTTCCTTCCCGATGGCCGCATGCTGGTGACCGAGCGTCCCGGCACGCTGCGCCTCGTCAGCCCGAGCGGCACCGTCTCCAACCCGGTCGCCGGCGTGCCGCCGGTGTTCGCGCGTGGCCAGGGCGGTCTGCTCGATGTCGCGCTGGCCCCGGATTTCGACCGCAGCCGGCTCGTCTATCTCGCCTATGCCGAGCCGCGCGAAGGCGCCTCCGGCACCTCGGTGGCGCGCGGCCGGCTGATGGAAGAGAACGGCGATGCGCGGCTGGAGAATGTCGAGGTCATCTTCCGCCAGTCTCCGGCCGCCGGTGGCAGCAACCACTACGGCGCGCGGCTCGTCTTCGCCCGCGACGGGACGCTGTTCGTCACCCTCGGCGACCGCTACTCCCAGCGCGAGCAGGCGCAGAACCTCTCCAACCATATCGGCAAGATCATCCGCATCGCGGCCAATGGCGACGTGCCGACCGACAACCCGTTCCGCCAGAAGAACGGTGCCCGGCCGGAAATCTGGAGCATTGGACACCGCAATGTGCAGGGCGCGGCGCTCGACCCCGCCACCGGCCGGCTGTGGACCATCGAGCACGGTGCGCGCGGCGGCGACGAGCTGAACCATCCCGAAGCCGGCAAGAATTATGGCTGGCCGGTCATCTCCTATGGCCGCGACTACTCGGGCGCCGCCCTTGGCGAGGGCACGGAGAAGGCCGGGATGGAACAGCCGGTGAAATATTGGGACCCGTCCTTCGCCCCCTCCGGCCTCACCTTCTACACCGGCACGTTGATGCCCAAATGGAAAGGCGACCTGTTCGCCGGCGGCCTTGCCGGCACACGGCTGGTGCGGCTGCGGCTCGACACCGCGCGCGGCAGCGTCACCGAGGAGGAGGTGCTGCTCACCGACCTCAACGCCCGCATCCGCGATGTGCGCCAGGGACCGGACGGCGCGCTGTGGCTGCTGACCGACGATCCCTCGAATGGCCGCCTGCTGCGCGTCGCCCCCGCCGACTGA
- a CDS encoding glycosyltransferase family 8 protein, with translation MIVATATDTAYVELTAVLLASIADRAGDAVSAVWVFCDRVSDEDKKRMAASYGRPDLHFLDIDDDMVRHFATGPVNNHLSRTAYARILMPLTLAEATGRLLYVDCDTLIAAPLAPLATLPMQGFAVAAVDDVARLVPQRHITRNRAIGLPDEMRYFNSGVLLIDLDAWRRERVTERTLEFIASRPSLPMMDQDALNGALRGEWLPLDESWNMHHRLEKGVYKADPAVWEGARIVHFIGQVKPNYTDCNHPRRDLFMAYRARTPFANAPLKTKLGRKVEKRARKLRRFFGKLKRRLFGA, from the coding sequence TTGATCGTCGCCACCGCCACCGACACCGCCTATGTCGAACTGACCGCCGTCCTCCTCGCCTCAATCGCCGACCGGGCGGGGGATGCGGTGAGCGCCGTCTGGGTGTTCTGCGACCGCGTATCGGACGAGGACAAGAAGCGGATGGCTGCCAGCTATGGCCGGCCGGACCTGCATTTTCTCGATATTGACGACGACATGGTCCGGCATTTCGCCACTGGGCCGGTGAACAACCATCTCTCGCGCACCGCCTATGCCCGCATCCTCATGCCGCTGACGCTGGCCGAGGCGACGGGGCGGCTGCTCTATGTCGATTGCGACACGCTGATCGCCGCGCCGCTGGCGCCGCTGGCCACCCTGCCCATGCAAGGCTTCGCGGTGGCAGCGGTGGACGATGTCGCCCGGCTGGTGCCGCAGCGCCACATCACCCGCAACCGTGCCATCGGCCTGCCGGACGAGATGCGCTATTTCAACAGCGGCGTGCTGCTGATCGATCTCGACGCCTGGCGGCGGGAGCGCGTGACCGAGCGCACGCTCGAGTTCATCGCCTCGCGGCCCTCGCTGCCGATGATGGACCAGGACGCGCTCAACGGCGCGCTGCGGGGCGAGTGGCTGCCGCTCGACGAGAGCTGGAACATGCACCACCGGCTGGAAAAGGGCGTCTACAAGGCCGACCCCGCCGTGTGGGAAGGCGCCCGCATCGTCCACTTCATCGGCCAGGTGAAGCCCAATTACACCGACTGCAATCACCCGCGGCGCGACCTGTTCATGGCCTATCGCGCCCGCACGCCCTTCGCCAATGCGCCGCTGAAGACCAAGCTCGGCCGCAAGGTGGAGAAGCGCGCGCGCAAGCTGCGGCGGTTCTTCGGCAAGCTCAAGCGTCGCCTTTTCGGAGCCTAG
- a CDS encoding DUF992 domain-containing protein: MFRTVLSRGLLATALVAGAATLVAAPASAQTKRVEAGSLACTGSKSVSFIIGSKRTLECTFTTVRGKKFAYEGSIHRWGLDLGITGRNILLWTVLAPSKGVRSSDLDGTYVGVSGSVALGVGVAGNVLVGGSNKTIALQPISVEGQTGVNVALGVGDLHLVSK, translated from the coding sequence ATGTTCCGTACTGTTCTGTCGCGCGGCCTGCTCGCCACCGCGCTCGTCGCCGGTGCCGCTACCCTCGTCGCCGCGCCGGCTTCGGCCCAGACCAAGCGCGTCGAGGCTGGCTCGCTGGCCTGCACGGGTTCCAAGTCGGTGAGCTTCATCATCGGCTCCAAGCGGACGCTGGAGTGCACCTTCACCACCGTGCGCGGCAAGAAGTTCGCCTATGAGGGCTCGATCCACCGCTGGGGCCTCGATCTCGGCATCACCGGCCGCAACATCCTGCTGTGGACTGTGCTCGCGCCGTCCAAGGGCGTGCGCTCGTCCGATCTCGACGGCACCTATGTCGGCGTCTCCGGCAGCGTGGCGCTCGGCGTGGGCGTGGCCGGCAACGTGCTGGTCGGCGGTTCCAACAAGACCATCGCCCTGCAGCCGATCAGCGTCGAAGGCCAGACCGGCGTGAACGTCGCGCTCGGCGTGGGCGACCTGCACCTCGTCTCCAAGTGA
- a CDS encoding DUF2380 domain-containing protein codes for MPVSRRAPRLWIAVLSLAVVSLAAPNSGAAAPELVAVADIGFTDSSGEPADQRAAHETRRIALTQEVRGGIGQDGKLRSLPLGCDGACRLDAEGVEALRQRARAEGARLLLVGSVHKMSTLVLSMRVAVLDAATGKLLFERLLSFRGDNDAGWQHAGDYVAREVAQALPPA; via the coding sequence ATGCCGGTTTCCCGTCGTGCCCCGCGTCTGTGGATCGCCGTTTTGTCGCTCGCGGTCGTGTCGCTCGCCGCGCCCAATTCCGGCGCCGCGGCGCCGGAATTGGTGGCCGTGGCCGATATCGGCTTCACCGATTCGTCCGGCGAGCCCGCCGACCAGCGCGCCGCGCATGAGACGCGGCGAATCGCGCTGACGCAGGAGGTGCGCGGCGGCATCGGGCAGGACGGCAAGCTGCGGAGCCTGCCGCTCGGCTGCGACGGGGCCTGCCGTCTCGATGCGGAAGGGGTGGAGGCGCTGCGCCAACGGGCGAGGGCGGAAGGCGCGCGCCTTCTGCTGGTGGGCAGCGTGCACAAGATGAGCACGCTGGTGCTGTCGATGCGGGTGGCGGTGCTCGACGCTGCGACCGGCAAGCTGCTGTTCGAGCGGCTGCTCAGCTTTCGCGGCGACAATGACGCGGGCTGGCAGCATGCCGGCGACTATGTCGCCCGCGAGGTGGCGCAGGCCCTGCCGCCGGCGTGA
- a CDS encoding DMT family protein has protein sequence MPFFSSLLPPTLTPIVLLFASNIFMTFAWYGHLKHKSSPLLIAILASWGIAFFEYCLAVPANRYGSAVYSTVELKTMQEVITLVVFAGFSVLWLKEPFHWNHLIGFALIALGAFFIFQKWS, from the coding sequence ATGCCGTTCTTCTCGTCGCTGCTGCCGCCCACGCTGACGCCGATCGTGCTGCTGTTCGCCTCGAACATCTTCATGACCTTCGCCTGGTACGGCCACCTCAAGCACAAATCCTCGCCGCTGCTCATCGCCATTCTGGCGAGCTGGGGCATAGCCTTCTTCGAATATTGCCTTGCGGTGCCGGCCAACCGCTATGGCTCCGCCGTCTATTCGACGGTGGAACTCAAGACCATGCAGGAGGTGATCACGCTGGTGGTGTTCGCCGGCTTCTCCGTGCTGTGGCTGAAGGAGCCGTTCCACTGGAACCACCTGATCGGCTTCGCGCTGATCGCGCTGGGCGCGTTCTTCATCTTCCAGAAATGGTCGTGA